In Opitutales bacterium, the following are encoded in one genomic region:
- a CDS encoding amidohydrolase family protein: protein MHDLGVAISEFPITLEAAKQAKALGMHVLGGSTNFLRGSSLTGNLSMSDAINAGVLDGFCSDYYPPSMLHAVFKLWQSGLRTLPESVAMATLNPARAVGIDQGTGSIEAGKAADLILVELNNGQPKVRHAFVEGKWVHHAGDAFSLLFTPEDCLAGSGCC, encoded by the coding sequence ATGCACGATCTGGGAGTCGCTATCAGCGAGTTTCCAATCACTTTAGAAGCGGCTAAACAGGCGAAGGCCCTGGGGATGCATGTGCTCGGTGGCTCGACAAATTTCCTTAGAGGCAGTTCCCTGACGGGCAATTTGTCGATGAGTGATGCGATCAATGCAGGGGTCTTGGACGGTTTTTGCTCGGACTACTATCCGCCGTCGATGCTGCATGCTGTATTTAAGCTCTGGCAAAGTGGGCTGCGGACTTTGCCTGAATCCGTTGCTATGGCTACGCTGAATCCGGCGCGTGCCGTCGGGATCGATCAAGGCACGGGTAGCATCGAGGCCGGAAAAGCGGCAGATTTGATTTTGGTGGAGCTAAATAATGGGCAGCCCAAGGTGCGCCATGCCTTCGTGGAAGGGAAGTGGGTGCACCACGCAGGCGATGCCTTTTCGCTGCTTTTTACACCTGAGGATTGCCTCGCAGGTTCGGGGTGTTGCTAA
- the glpQ gene encoding glycerophosphodiester phosphodiesterase yields the protein MRILLKTLLCIFLLLDPAMIYAEKDEFWIIAHRGASGHLPEHTLIAKALAYGMGAHAIEQDLVSSKDGILFVLHDIHIDTTTDVVGKFPGRAREDRRYYAIDFTAAELKQLNVFERFRVDSGAPVYPERFKEHLEELQIPTFAEEIRLIQELNRTTGKRIWIYPEIKAPRFHRDSGIDISKLTLDTLSAHGLLGEDAPVFLQCFDQAETLRIRKKLGYPGKLVQLIAENSWNESGTDYDRLKSPGGLDSMAPFIDGIGPWYPQCLNEDGSPSLLVQHAKKLGLTIHPFTFRADQYPEDTFPSFAAFVMHFKTVIQVDGIFTDHPSFALEALADR from the coding sequence ATGAGGATTTTACTCAAAACTTTGTTATGCATCTTCCTCCTTTTAGATCCGGCGATGATTTATGCGGAGAAAGATGAATTTTGGATTATTGCGCATCGGGGTGCTTCCGGGCACTTGCCTGAACACACGCTCATCGCTAAGGCCCTGGCCTACGGGATGGGAGCCCATGCGATCGAGCAAGACTTGGTGAGCTCAAAGGACGGCATCTTGTTTGTCCTACACGACATTCACATCGACACTACCACAGATGTGGTGGGAAAATTTCCGGGACGCGCTCGTGAGGATCGCCGCTACTATGCCATCGATTTTACCGCAGCGGAGCTGAAGCAGCTTAATGTGTTCGAGCGTTTCAGAGTGGATTCAGGGGCTCCAGTCTATCCTGAGCGTTTCAAGGAGCATCTAGAGGAGCTTCAGATCCCGACCTTTGCTGAAGAAATCCGCCTCATCCAGGAGTTGAATCGCACAACCGGTAAACGGATATGGATTTATCCGGAGATAAAGGCCCCCCGCTTTCATCGAGATAGCGGGATCGATATTTCGAAGCTTACGCTCGATACCTTATCCGCTCATGGGTTGCTTGGCGAAGACGCGCCTGTATTTCTCCAATGCTTCGATCAGGCCGAGACTCTACGGATCCGCAAAAAGCTCGGCTATCCGGGAAAACTGGTTCAGCTGATTGCGGAGAATAGCTGGAATGAATCTGGAACCGATTACGATCGGCTCAAGTCTCCCGGTGGCCTCGATAGCATGGCCCCGTTTATCGACGGAATTGGCCCATGGTATCCCCAATGCCTCAACGAGGATGGATCCCCATCGCTTTTGGTACAGCACGCGAAAAAATTGGGGCTCACTATTCATCCCTTTACCTTTCGCGCGGATCAATATCCCGAAGACACGTTCCCGTCTTTTGCTGCTTTCGTGATGCATTTCAAAACAGTCATCCAGGTAGATGGCATCTTTACAGATCATCCCTCCTTTGCGCTTGAGGCTCTTGCTGATCGGTAG
- a CDS encoding acetyltransferase: MLQHIASFGTPKKSAPLSEQPRIHESCHIKDSYLGAYTALGAHCSMNESSMDDYSYFAGNVSCVWSKIGKLCSIAAYTRINPGNHPVWRVTTSHSTYRRKQYRFAEEDDHEFFAWRKSHPCNIGHDVWIGHGVTVLAGKSIGIGACVGAGAVVSKYIPPYAIAVGVPAKVIKFRFDEPTRERLMETAYWDWDHDTLKERMADLLDPAVFLEKYGR, encoded by the coding sequence ATGCTGCAACATATCGCATCTTTCGGGACACCCAAGAAATCTGCTCCGCTCAGTGAGCAGCCGCGCATTCACGAAAGCTGTCACATAAAGGATAGCTACCTGGGCGCATATACTGCGCTGGGCGCGCACTGCTCGATGAACGAAAGTTCGATGGATGACTACAGCTATTTCGCGGGAAACGTGAGTTGCGTCTGGAGCAAGATTGGAAAGCTGTGTTCGATCGCGGCCTACACGCGCATCAATCCAGGTAATCATCCAGTTTGGCGCGTGACTACCAGCCACTCCACTTATCGCCGGAAGCAATACAGATTTGCCGAGGAGGATGACCACGAGTTCTTCGCATGGCGTAAGAGCCATCCCTGTAACATCGGTCACGATGTCTGGATCGGGCATGGAGTGACGGTGCTGGCTGGGAAGTCCATTGGTATCGGAGCTTGTGTCGGGGCAGGCGCAGTCGTGAGCAAATACATTCCGCCCTATGCCATCGCTGTCGGCGTTCCCGCAAAGGTCATAAAATTTAGATTCGATGAGCCCACTCGTGAGCGTTTGATGGAGACGGCATATTGGGATTGGGATCATGACACGCTCAAAGAGCGTATGGCAGATCTTCTGGACCCCGCTGTGTTTTTGGAAAAATACGGGCGCTAG